The genome window TTGGTTAAGCGTCTCTGCAGCCTGCAGCATCTTCACAGAGCATCTCACCGCGGACTACGCTCCGGTCTGCATTAAGTGACGTGACTTTGGGCCAATCCTGTGGGCGCTCGGGTTGTCGACGCCACTGAGAGAAAGGGGCGGTGTCCAATGATGATGGTCGGCGGGGTGGGGGGCGTCGGTGTGGTGTACTTCACCACCCCTCCTATGGGTTTACACAGAGTTAGTGCAAGATATTCTGCTCCGGGAGTGAGAGTGCAAGGATAAACGGCACATACACGCTGCACATCGGTGCCACACTGAACAGCATTTATATCTAGGTTGGCATTTCCAAGTGGGATCCACTCTGAGATATCGCTTTTTCTTCATTATCTCTTTTTAACCTTGTGGTTTTCTCGGCTGATTATTGATGGTGCTTCATGAACTTGAAACATGACGGGACAGCAGTGTCTCCTCCTGTGTTCACCTCGTCGGCACCTTCACCTTAACAGGTAGCCCGGGGGAAAATATCGCCGGTTTTCTCGGTACGTTTACGGCAGATGAGCACTATTTTTTTTAGGACCGGTTCAAATGGAAGACAGCACCAAACAGTGATCACCTGGCTGTGACTGCTGGAGAGCGGCGCTGATCACCGCAATCACTGCAGGGCGCACAATTAGATCCTGTCCATTCCTGAAGTTAAACGAGGGAAACGGAACTGCGACATTTGCAGCATCTATTTTATTCCAGTTTTTGCGACCAGCTGATTTTACCCAACATTTTTTCTTGAGACTGATTACTCCAGCGGGTCGAATATTTTGTTCTTCTTATTCCTGGATCCAAAGCTTGATCTGACTGAGAAGGATATCTTTGCTCGAATAATCTCACAGGTACACCGGAGGAGAAGACTATGAGCTGACACACTCCAGCTTTTCTCCTGCGCTGTAACGGATTTGGGTATGTACGATAAGAATAGGTCTAAGAATTCAAAATCTGTCTGAGCTCATTTTCTAGGCTTCATTCATGCGCACTCATTCGTTTATAAGCCCGCACAAAGCTAAAGCTCTTTAATTTCAGCAATTTAGTTTAATATTAATAAGAGTGTGTCATGTGTAGTGAAGTTTGTGGCAATGGGGGTTTGAGTCGCTGAAATAATTATTGGTGACTATAAAATGTGGAGGATTTTTAGAAAGGGAACAAACATAAATGGAGGGTTAAGTGTTGCTTTAGATGTTTTACTGTGAATTGTTGATAAAGGCCTTTGGGTATAGTTTAATAGGgactgtaaaaaaaaaggaaaaaaaagtgaACAAAACAGCTGACTTTGAGGTTGGGGGTTGTTAATTAAATTGAATTACTGTGCATGGGAAAGTTATTTTCACTAAAGAGAAACTCTTTCATGTATTCATAGGTTGTCGCTGGAAGATTCCTGCCATCACATTCAAGGaggcactgcctgtagcaacaTTGCATAGAAAAAAACCTGATTTTTAAAGACTGAAAACACATTTACGCTGTCATGGATCTAAAAGACTATTACCTGTTGGGTGCCCTGTTCGCCTGCTTATGGCTAGATCCTTCAATAGCCCAAGAGCTAATATACCCCATCAGAGAGGAGTTGCAAGAAAATGTCCTCATTGGAAACATACCAAAGGACCTAAACATTTCCCATACAAATGCTGCCACTGGAGCAAGTGCTAATCTTGTGTACCGGCTCGTCTCCAAAGCAGGAGATAACCCTCTGGTGCGTGTTCTGAGCAGCACTGGCGAGATATTCACAACATCAAACCGAATCGACAGGGAGAAGTTGTGCCCTGGTCCCTCGTTTGAGGACAGCGAGTGCTCCTTTGAAATTGAAGTGGTCATCCTCCCTAATGATTATTTCAGGCTGATTAAGATCAAAATAAttgtcaaagacacaaatgaTAATGCCCCCATGTTCCCGTCCCCTGTGATCAACATCTCCATCCCCGAGAACACGCTCATTAACAGCCGATTTGCCATTCCTTCTGCCACTGACCCAGACACTGGCCCTAACAGTGTCCACAAATACGAGCTCATCAACGGGCAAAGTGCCTTTGGCTTAGACATAGTGGAAACGCCTGAGGGGGAGAAGTGGCCCCAGCTCATTGTGCAGCAGAATCTGGACAGAGAGCAGAAGGATACATATGTGATGAAGATCAAAGTGGAGGATGGTGGCAGTCCACAGAAATCCAGCACTGCAATTCTCCAAGTTACAGTAACGGATGTCAATGATAACAGACCGGTGTTTAAAGAGGGTCAGATAGATGTGCACATACCAGAAAACTCCGCTATTGGCACATCTGTTGTGCAGCTCCAGGCATCAGATGCAGACATAGGGGCGAATGCAGAAATACGTTATGTATTTGGGACtcaggtgtcagctgctacgaAAAGACTCTTTGCATTAAATACAACATCTGGCCTAATTACAGTGCAGAGACTTCTCGACAGAGAGGAGACGGCTATTCATAAGCTCTCTGTTTTAGCCAGTGATGGCAGCTCTAGTCCCGCAAGAGCTACTGTTACTATAAATGTGACTGATGTGAATGACAATCCACCTAATATAGACCTGAGATACATAATCAGTCCCATTAACGGCACTGTTTTCCTCTCTGAGAAGGATCCCATCAATACCAAGATAGCTCTCATCACAGTGTCAGACAAAGACACTGACATCAATGGCAAGGTCATTTGTTTCATTGAGAAAGATGTGCCCTTCCATCTAAAGGCTGTGTACGACAACCAGTATCTGTTAGAGACATCTGCTCTGCTTGACTACGAAGGCACTAAGGAGTATAACTTTAAAATCGTGGCTTCTGACTCTGGAAAACCCAGCTTGAATCAGACTGCCTTGGTAAGAGTGAGGCTGGAGGATGAGAATGACAACCCGCCTATTTTTACTCAGCCAGTTATTGAGCTAGCTGTTATGGAAAACAACAAGCGCGACCTGTTCCTCACGACTCTCAGTGCCACAGATGAGGACAGTGGGAAAAACGCAGAGATAGTTTATCAGCTGGGACCAAATGCATCCTTCTTTGATCTTGACCGAAAAACTGGGGTCCTGACTGCATCCAGGGTCTTTGACCGGGAGGATCAGGATAGGTTCCTCTTCACTATAACGGCAAGAGATAACGGGACACCCCCTTTGCAGACGCAGGCGGCTGTTATTGTAACTGTGCTGGATGAAAATGATAACAACCCAAAGTTCACACATAACCACTTTCAGTTCTTTGTGTCTGAGAATCTTCCAAAATACAGCACAGTTGGGGTGATAACTGTCACAGATTCAGATGCCGGAGAAAATGCTGCGGTTTCTCTTTCTATACTGAATGACAATGAGAACTTTATCCTGGATCCTTACTCTGGAGTGATTAAATCTAATGTGTCATTCGATAGGGAGCAACAGAGCTCCTACACTTTTGATGTCAGGGCTGTGGACAGTGGCAGGCCTCCTTGCTCCTCAGCCGCCAAGGTGACCATAAATGTAATCGATGTGAACGACAACACCCCCATTGTCATCTATCCCCCCTCCAACACATCTTTCAAGCTCGTACCTCTCTCCTCTATCCCAGGATCTGTGGTAGCAGAAGTGTTTGCTGTAGACGGTGATACAGGAATGAATGCAGAACTGAAATACACCATTGTGAGTGGAAACAACAAAGGACTTTTCAGAATTGACCCTGTCACAGGCAATATTACTCTAGAGGAAAAACCAGCTTTGACTGACATAGGCTTACACAGATTAGTGGTCAATATCAGTGACCTGGGATATCCTAAATCTCTCCATACACTTGTGCTGGTATTTCTGTATGTCAATGACACTGTGGGCAACTCGACTCTCATCTATGATCTCATCCGACGCACCATGGAGACTCCAATTGACCGTAACATTGGTGAAAGCAGTGAAACGTATCAAAGCGGTGACTATTTAACCATAATGATAGCCTTTGTAACTGGGGCATTGGTAGTGATTATTGTCATCTTTGTCACTGTGCTTCTGCGCTGCCGCCATGCTTCCAGGTTCAAAGCAGCACAGCGGAAAAAACAGGGGGCTGAGTGGATGTCACCCAACACTGAGAACAAGcagaacaaaaagaaaaagcgcAAGAAAAGGAAGTCCCCAAAAAGCTCTCTGCTCAACTTTGTCACCATTGAGGGGAACAAGCCTGACGATCCTGCTCACGAGCCAATCAACGGAACCATCAGCCTGCCCACCGAGCTGGAAGAGCAAGGGATTGGACGCTTTGAATGGAATGCCACACCCACAACAACCTTCAAACCCAGCAGCCCAGACCTGGCCCGGCACTACAAGTCTGCCTCGCCGCAATCGGCCTTCCACCTCAAGGCCGACACGCCAGTCTCAGTGAAGAAGCATCACGTGATTCAGGAGCTCCCATTGGATAACACATTTGTTGGGGGCTGTGACACCCTTTCCAAGAGGTCCTCCACAAGCTCTGACCACTTCAGTGCCTCGGAGTGCAGCTCCCAAGGAGGGTTCAAGACGAAGGCGCCCATGCACACCAGACAGCAGGTAAAAGAGCACTTTTACTGGTCTATAAGTACTGCCTATAACTGCCCTGTTCCACAGTGCTAAAGCGCCAGTCTAGATTAGAGACTTGCTTACTGTGAAGCAACAGAAAAGATTACAGGAGACATACTGCTTCAGCAAGTTCCACTATTTCTCAaacttaaaaaagaaaaaaaagagaaaaaagtaaCTTGAACAACTGCTATTTAATGGAGTTGATTATGGACTCAACAATCACATGGATAATTCTTGGGGAATAATTATAGACTGATGTTTTGTCATTACTATATATTTAATTCATATtaaatgcaaaatgcacctggGTGAGTGATTGCCTTGCCTTATTTTGTCTATTCAGCACCCAGGTTAGATCACTGGTAAAATGTAccaacattacattaattgtgaCTCAATGTTCTCTGTGAaagaaacatttttttcttgCCTATCTACTCAGATTATCATCCTAGATAAATGCTGCACACATTCTTTCAAAAAAAGAGCAAAATGTTCACCTCTCTCCTCATAAAACTGAgtgtattcatgtttttttgtttgtttatttgttttgatgtgTATTATTAAATCACAAACGATTGTGTAACCTTTCAACACCTGCAGCAATAACAACAGTCAATAATTAGTCTGTTGCGGTAGTATTGTGAATGTCACAGTAGGCTTTGCTACATCATCTAAACTGAATGAAATGCCTCTTCTcaaagcacacaggcaaacTGACTGAAGCTTGTCTGGAACTTGATACACATCCAATTCAAAAAGGATTAGCCAATAATGAGCCTCAAATTTCAACGTAATCCATGCTGCTTTTGATCAAAGCCTTATTAATTGTTCTGCTAATAAAGCACCACGACACAACACACAGATCCGGAACACACGTGGATAAACACAGGGAGCAGCAGAgaagagggagaaagggaggcagAGTGAGACAGTTGTCAGTGGGTCAGGCTTGACGGGTGGTGGTACTGAACCTTTAGGTGGCAGTGTTGAGCTGCATGGCACAGCCTGGCACTACGCCAACCTGCAGTGGACTTGTAAATGCAAGGGAGGAGAAGAACGAAGTAAAACCTACGTTGGTTTCTAAGTGAAATACTCTTACCTAATGATGCACAGGGAAGATTGATAATGGCAGTTAAAGATGAGAGTGATAAGATCTATCCGGAAGAGAGAGTGGAATTACAGGGGTGACACTGTGCGACTCTTATCGATGCATACCTCCGGGTCACTGCATCTGGGGTTGCATttaatgtgtttctgtgtgAGAGGTGGCAGTCAAAAGAGGCATTCAGTTTGGCGTCATTTGCCAGGCGCtgttggtgtgtgtggttgGTGATGTGTGTGAGAGACTAGACGAGGTGATGAAATGGGTGACGGTGGCAGTAGGGGTGAATTCAACCCTAGAGGAGGAAACATGATATATGACACTATACAGTAAGCACAACTTCATTGATTCACTCCGTCATTCCACAATACCACACAAGATGTATTGGAATCAATAATTCTGACAAATGATTCAAAGAAGCACACGAACAGAGCCAGCGTGTTGTAAACAGCGCCATtgataatataaatgatttactGTTGCTTTTTCTCACAAGCGTTCCCCTGAAATGCTGTGTACATTTgattcattttattttatttgtgtagaGCATTTAATCCTTATAGAAAACGGTTGAAATGGACCTCAACGTGTGCCTCAGTTTAAatattttcttttcacaaaaagcGGTTCAAATTGACCATCTTCCTTTATTTTTAGAACTTGAAAATGAAATATAAGCATTTCATTTTGTAATCATATCATGTCATATCAAATTCATAATTAAATCAGTATTTATCTATTTGTTAAACTATAATATTTAGATCCGCAGCACCAGTACCATAAACAGTCAAGGGGTAAGTAAGATATCATTTCGTAATACCTTTTAAATTACTCAAATGAATATGCACTAATATACTTGACTGCACACAAGGGTACACTTTCTTATCTCCTTCCTTATTATTAGAACGACAAGGTAATTGTCTACCTTTCAACTATTTGCTAATGTCTTTCTTTGGAGATTTGTAATGAAGACTATCTGGTTCTTGATGATTAGTATACAATATCTCACTGATAAGAATCCCTCTTCAGATTTGAGGTTAAATGGCAGTTATTGATTGTGGTGAAATGATTGCACTGTTGTGTCTTACTGGATAAAGCAGAGTGATTTCACAATGCTCTTGATACATCCATATGTGTAGTGTTTTACACAATGCAACTATTTGTAATGACATGAACATGTCATCTCTGTTTCATGAGTATTGATAAGAAGGCGCTCAGCCAGTCAAATTGCTTTTTGGATTCTGCCTGTGTAttgaaaacagagaagagattATCTGCAATttgaaacaaaaaaagaaaacgtaAAAGCCAAAAAATAGCAATTACCTTTTTGAGTGTATCTTTAAACAGACAGTAAATCCAAAAGCTAATATCATAggattatcatatcatattccCCGGAGAGTAGGGCGCTTTGGAAAAAGATAAGAACTGCATTATTAAAATATTTCTTATATATACAAAGAtgatacaaataaagtcaatatcAATGTTATTATTCAGTTTAAAATGTGGTCTGATGCACTGCATCCAAAATGAATAGGGTGTTGAATTCTTACACCAAATAAAGCTTCAAAAATATCTATGA of Pseudochaenichthys georgianus chromosome 3, fPseGeo1.2, whole genome shotgun sequence contains these proteins:
- the LOC117465832 gene encoding protocadherin-9 isoform X2, with amino-acid sequence MDLKDYYLLGALFACLWLDPSIAQELIYPIREELQENVLIGNIPKDLNISHTNAATGASANLVYRLVSKAGDNPLVRVLSSTGEIFTTSNRIDREKLCPGPSFEDSECSFEIEVVILPNDYFRLIKIKIIVKDTNDNAPMFPSPVINISIPENTLINSRFAIPSATDPDTGPNSVHKYELINGQSAFGLDIVETPEGEKWPQLIVQQNLDREQKDTYVMKIKVEDGGSPQKSSTAILQVTVTDVNDNRPVFKEGQIDVHIPENSAIGTSVVQLQASDADIGANAEIRYVFGTQVSAATKRLFALNTTSGLITVQRLLDREETAIHKLSVLASDGSSSPARATVTINVTDVNDNPPNIDLRYIISPINGTVFLSEKDPINTKIALITVSDKDTDINGKVICFIEKDVPFHLKAVYDNQYLLETSALLDYEGTKEYNFKIVASDSGKPSLNQTALVRVRLEDENDNPPIFTQPVIELAVMENNKRDLFLTTLSATDEDSGKNAEIVYQLGPNASFFDLDRKTGVLTASRVFDREDQDRFLFTITARDNGTPPLQTQAAVIVTVLDENDNNPKFTHNHFQFFVSENLPKYSTVGVITVTDSDAGENAAVSLSILNDNENFILDPYSGVIKSNVSFDREQQSSYTFDVRAVDSGRPPCSSAAKVTINVIDVNDNTPIVIYPPSNTSFKLVPLSSIPGSVVAEVFAVDGDTGMNAELKYTIVSGNNKGLFRIDPVTGNITLEEKPALTDIGLHRLVVNISDLGYPKSLHTLVLVFLYVNDTVGNSTLIYDLIRRTMETPIDRNIGESSETYQSGDYLTIMIAFVTGALVVIIVIFVTVLLRCRHASRFKAAQRKKQGAEWMSPNTENKQNKKKKRKKRKSPKSSLLNFVTIEGNKPDDPAHEPINGTISLPTELEEQGIGRFEWNATPTTTFKPSSPDLARHYKSASPQSAFHLKADTPVSVKKHHVIQELPLDNTFVGGCDTLSKRSSTSSDHFSASECSSQGGFKTKAPMHTRQQGTLTRARTELNPEYLDLRPRAELNPEYWTPCTPLAQDDFYEQASPDKRTEADGNSDPNSDGPLGPRGLVEATEMCTQECLVLGHSDNCWMPPTLGTYQQPKSPVSSFGSQREWGPKEKLLNGHTLTRTWKNDSGRSDPFGDRKPFGSGEGHFTSGGMADIPLVSLKSCQPASCPDSPKDQQL
- the LOC117465832 gene encoding protocadherin-9 isoform X1, encoding MDLKDYYLLGALFACLWLDPSIAQELIYPIREELQENVLIGNIPKDLNISHTNAATGASANLVYRLVSKAGDNPLVRVLSSTGEIFTTSNRIDREKLCPGPSFEDSECSFEIEVVILPNDYFRLIKIKIIVKDTNDNAPMFPSPVINISIPENTLINSRFAIPSATDPDTGPNSVHKYELINGQSAFGLDIVETPEGEKWPQLIVQQNLDREQKDTYVMKIKVEDGGSPQKSSTAILQVTVTDVNDNRPVFKEGQIDVHIPENSAIGTSVVQLQASDADIGANAEIRYVFGTQVSAATKRLFALNTTSGLITVQRLLDREETAIHKLSVLASDGSSSPARATVTINVTDVNDNPPNIDLRYIISPINGTVFLSEKDPINTKIALITVSDKDTDINGKVICFIEKDVPFHLKAVYDNQYLLETSALLDYEGTKEYNFKIVASDSGKPSLNQTALVRVRLEDENDNPPIFTQPVIELAVMENNKRDLFLTTLSATDEDSGKNAEIVYQLGPNASFFDLDRKTGVLTASRVFDREDQDRFLFTITARDNGTPPLQTQAAVIVTVLDENDNNPKFTHNHFQFFVSENLPKYSTVGVITVTDSDAGENAAVSLSILNDNENFILDPYSGVIKSNVSFDREQQSSYTFDVRAVDSGRPPCSSAAKVTINVIDVNDNTPIVIYPPSNTSFKLVPLSSIPGSVVAEVFAVDGDTGMNAELKYTIVSGNNKGLFRIDPVTGNITLEEKPALTDIGLHRLVVNISDLGYPKSLHTLVLVFLYVNDTVGNSTLIYDLIRRTMETPIDRNIGESSETYQSGDYLTIMIAFVTGALVVIIVIFVTVLLRCRHASRFKAAQRKKQGAEWMSPNTENKQNKKKKRKKRKSPKSSLLNFVTIEGNKPDDPAHEPINGTISLPTELEEQGIGRFEWNATPTTTFKPSSPDLARHYKSASPQSAFHLKADTPVSVKKHHVIQELPLDNTFVGGCDTLSKRSSTSSDHFSASECSSQGGFKTKAPMHTRQQGTLTRARTELNPEYLDLRPRAELNPEYWTPCTPLSQRRVTFHLPDGSQESCSDSGLGDHEPVGSGSLLTQPLPLVQAQDDFYEQASPDKRTEADGNSDPNSDGPLGPRGLVEATEMCTQECLVLGHSDNCWMPPTLGTYQQPKSPVSSFGSQREWGPKEKLLNGHTLTRTWKNDSGRSDPFGDRKPFGSGEGHFTSGGMADIPLVSLKSCQPASCPDSPKDQQL
- the LOC117465832 gene encoding protocadherin-9 isoform X3 is translated as MDLKDYYLLGALFACLWLDPSIAQELIYPIREELQENVLIGNIPKDLNISHTNAATGASANLVYRLVSKAGDNPLVRVLSSTGEIFTTSNRIDREKLCPGPSFEDSECSFEIEVVILPNDYFRLIKIKIIVKDTNDNAPMFPSPVINISIPENTLINSRFAIPSATDPDTGPNSVHKYELINGQSAFGLDIVETPEGEKWPQLIVQQNLDREQKDTYVMKIKVEDGGSPQKSSTAILQVTVTDVNDNRPVFKEGQIDVHIPENSAIGTSVVQLQASDADIGANAEIRYVFGTQVSAATKRLFALNTTSGLITVQRLLDREETAIHKLSVLASDGSSSPARATVTINVTDVNDNPPNIDLRYIISPINGTVFLSEKDPINTKIALITVSDKDTDINGKVICFIEKDVPFHLKAVYDNQYLLETSALLDYEGTKEYNFKIVASDSGKPSLNQTALVRVRLEDENDNPPIFTQPVIELAVMENNKRDLFLTTLSATDEDSGKNAEIVYQLGPNASFFDLDRKTGVLTASRVFDREDQDRFLFTITARDNGTPPLQTQAAVIVTVLDENDNNPKFTHNHFQFFVSENLPKYSTVGVITVTDSDAGENAAVSLSILNDNENFILDPYSGVIKSNVSFDREQQSSYTFDVRAVDSGRPPCSSAAKVTINVIDVNDNTPIVIYPPSNTSFKLVPLSSIPGSVVAEVFAVDGDTGMNAELKYTIVSGNNKGLFRIDPVTGNITLEEKPALTDIGLHRLVVNISDLGYPKSLHTLVLVFLYVNDTVGNSTLIYDLIRRTMETPIDRNIGESSETYQSGDYLTIMIAFVTGALVVIIVIFVTVLLRCRHASRFKAAQRKKQGAEWMSPNTENKQNKKKKRKKRKSPKSSLLNFVTIEGNKPDDPAHEPINGTISLPTELEEQGIGRFEWNATPTTTFKPSSPDLARHYKSASPQSAFHLKADTPVSVKKHHVIQELPLDNTFVGGCDTLSKRSSTSSDHFSASECSSQGGFKTKAPMHTRQQGTLTRARTELNPEYLDLRPRAELNPEYWTPCTPLMAPWDLVV
- the LOC117465832 gene encoding protocadherin-9 isoform X4; translated protein: MDLKDYYLLGALFACLWLDPSIAQELIYPIREELQENVLIGNIPKDLNISHTNAATGASANLVYRLVSKAGDNPLVRVLSSTGEIFTTSNRIDREKLCPGPSFEDSECSFEIEVVILPNDYFRLIKIKIIVKDTNDNAPMFPSPVINISIPENTLINSRFAIPSATDPDTGPNSVHKYELINGQSAFGLDIVETPEGEKWPQLIVQQNLDREQKDTYVMKIKVEDGGSPQKSSTAILQVTVTDVNDNRPVFKEGQIDVHIPENSAIGTSVVQLQASDADIGANAEIRYVFGTQVSAATKRLFALNTTSGLITVQRLLDREETAIHKLSVLASDGSSSPARATVTINVTDVNDNPPNIDLRYIISPINGTVFLSEKDPINTKIALITVSDKDTDINGKVICFIEKDVPFHLKAVYDNQYLLETSALLDYEGTKEYNFKIVASDSGKPSLNQTALVRVRLEDENDNPPIFTQPVIELAVMENNKRDLFLTTLSATDEDSGKNAEIVYQLGPNASFFDLDRKTGVLTASRVFDREDQDRFLFTITARDNGTPPLQTQAAVIVTVLDENDNNPKFTHNHFQFFVSENLPKYSTVGVITVTDSDAGENAAVSLSILNDNENFILDPYSGVIKSNVSFDREQQSSYTFDVRAVDSGRPPCSSAAKVTINVIDVNDNTPIVIYPPSNTSFKLVPLSSIPGSVVAEVFAVDGDTGMNAELKYTIVSGNNKGLFRIDPVTGNITLEEKPALTDIGLHRLVVNISDLGYPKSLHTLVLVFLYVNDTVGNSTLIYDLIRRTMETPIDRNIGESSETYQSGDYLTIMIAFVTGALVVIIVIFVTVLLRCRHASRFKAAQRKKQGAEWMSPNTENKQNKKKKRKKRKSPKSSLLNFVTIEGNKPDDPAHEPINGTISLPTELEEQGIGRFEWNATPTTTFKPSSPDLARHYKSASPQSAFHLKADTPVSVKKHHVIQELPLDNTFVGGCDTLSKRSSTSSDHFSASECSSQGGFKTKAPMHTRQQDNSGEMDLLEKDP